Sequence from the Helianthus annuus cultivar XRQ/B chromosome 13, HanXRQr2.0-SUNRISE, whole genome shotgun sequence genome:
cagactacttagtcgagggtaacgtcacctccaaaagaggggcctaccataatttgcattaataacttaattcattatctttcaataatccgaccctttaggattgtatccttgctgactcaaactattgggttgagggtaacgtcgccttcaaaagaggggcctactacaataattaagataatctcttaaacaagtgcaaaagtgcgaaaataatcaaaggttatactaatacacgagtcggatccaagtgattcatcttgtctatatgtttttattttttatttttatttttcagcatttagttagttttattttcttagtttaaaaatcttttctaacattttgatttggttagacgttgaggataaaccggtactaaatgctcttgtgtccttggacgacctcggtatcttaccaacactatactacgtccacgatgggtgcacttgcccatatgtgtgtttagtgttagtaaatatcgtgttttataaatttaaaacttggctaaaagtgtaaaaagggcttaaaatatacatctaaaacatatacacacttgcacGCATCACCGCTTTAATCTTTGACATCAGGCTTTTTTGCTGAGCTAGGGGGTGCGAGTCTAATTGTTGTCTAACAATATTTAGCTCTTCGACCACGTCAACGTCATTGTctatcaatttacaactttggaaGTTAAGTTTCCGCCAGAAGATGTCTATGTCTTCGAGTTGAATCGGACGCTCTGCACGGTTAAAAACAACATTGTTTAAGTCACATGATTAACGGAAATATATCACACAAGTGTTGTACATTTAACAATTATTACCTTCATGCATGTACTTTTCTATCCTACAAGCACAGGGCAACCCACAGCTGTACCACATTTGGCAACCACATGATGAGTGAAAGCGCTCCAAGACATCTAGCTTCCTAATTGCCTCTCCCCTCAACAAGTCAAGGGCTGTATGGGATACTTTTCCAAGTAGGTGTTGAAATATCGGGTGTTTGTGGTGATTCATTCTTTTTTCGATGCTTTCTCGAAAAGTCTTCCTTAGTTCACCGAACTGTGTCTCAACTATATCCCATACACAACCAACTACACGGTCCAGCGAGCTCCTATCTAGGACGTATCTCTTTAAGTTGGCGtgttggctctcaactctgtttgTGGTACGATTACCAAAGTTGCGCCTTTTATCGGTCCACGCAAAGACGAACATCTCCTTATAGTCTTTTAGCCAGTTATCGTACACGTAATTGAAGActcctaaaaagtaaaaataatttaataaaatttgcatAGGTGATCGTATGTTATTAGAAAAACTTACTAGAACGTTTGCACTCCACAAGTCGCTTTCGCATGTTGCGCAAGTGGTACTCATAGATGGGTATGGATGGAGACTCAATCAATGTCCCCCAGAATGACAAAAATTTATCCCAGTCTTCGTCTGTGAAGGAACCCTTGCAGTGCTTCATAACATTCTGTTGTATGTGCCTCCTGCAAAGAAGCCTAGAGGCGTCTGCAAATACTTTAGCACACGCGCCCATAAGGACTAGGTCCCTatccgttaaaatcacacgtggcTCCATACATTCATCCAACATTGACTTGACCCTCTCAAGCACCCACACAAAGTTATCACCCCGTTCTTTACTAACAACGGCATGCGCGATAATAAAAGATTTGTTGGTAGGCGTCATACCAACAATCTGGATAAATGGCATATTGTATATATTTGTCTTGTACGTCGCATCGATCAGCATGACGtgggggaatgcacgccacatgtCTCTCGAGTACCGATGAAGAAAGAAGATCTCTGTTACGATCTCTGTTCCGGGTTCCTCCCGTGTCTCGTAAATAAAGTCGTTGTTTATCAACATGTTTTCTAGTGACTGCATGGGAGTCAATCCTTGTCTTTGTTCGGCTATAATCTTCGCCACAACGTTTTGAACGTCTTTCTGAACATGAAACCTGTCGGGGTCctgcttccttatcgtttgaaatattttgcgcggctccatgttttgagctgtcAGCTGCTCGATCAGTTTCATTTCACTTGGAGTAAACCTTCGCACAAACGCGTGGGCCGACAGGTCCTCACAAAGTTCGTGGTTATGTTCAATTTTCCCGTCTTTTATCTCCCAGGTTCCATACGGGTGGTTTCGCACAGCCAGCAGGTAAAACGGGCAACCAGTTTTTTTGCTTCCGGCTTTTCTAAGTGTTGCTGTAGTCTGGTGCTCACCACCACAATCACATTCAAGCCATACTCTCCCAGTTCTTCCCCCGATTTTCTTTGATCGACG
This genomic interval carries:
- the LOC110900499 gene encoding uncharacterized protein LOC110900499; this translates as MVDAEEIVDMVDTEEMVVISNSFPRALLTFIKTIRTLEDMVDMVVMVDMVDMVVRHLPSWTVFNSLDEIKKWIQEITNADGFVIVTRRSKKIGGRTGRVWLECDCGGEHQTTATLRKAGSKKTGCPFYLLAVRNHPYGTWEIKDGKIEHNHELCEDLSAHAFVRRFHVQKDVQNVVAKIIAEQRQGLTPMQSLENMLINNDFIYETREEPGTEIVTEIFFLHRYSRDMWRAFPHVMLIDATYKTNIYNMPFIQIVGMTPTNKSFIIAHAVVSKERGDNFVWVLERVKSMLDECMEPRVILTDRDLVLMGACAKVFADASRLLCRRHIQQNVMKHCKGSFTDEDWDKFLSFWGTLIESPSIPIYEYHLRNMRKRLVECKRSRVFNYVYDNWLKDYKEMFVFAWTDKRRNFGNRTTNRVESQHANLKRYVLDRSSLDRVVGCVWDIVETQFGELRKTFRESIEKRMNHHKHPIFQHLLGKVSHTALDLLRGEAIRKLDVLERFHSSCGCQMWYSCGLPCACRIEKYMHEERPIQLEDIDIFWRKLNFQSCKLIDNDVDVVEELNIVRQQLDSHPLAQQKSLMSKIKAVMRATVLTPKKSTKKPPVVQQNTCGRPTTKQVQQRLDEASRIDEELRRSSFGDANMCFEGSRQSKYDKPRHSSYVPSQASQQSVIRSQKPKASLSRSKSFKKKVTRDAHGFPLIIGDEYVGIIKQFKYAIPPVFHPYVSCIRDVMPDGHCGFRSVAVGLGMDQSSWGLI